The Deltaproteobacteria bacterium genome includes the window CCGGGCCATATTTAGTGGTTTCTCCTGAACCTTTTTAAAGACTTTTAAATCGGTGTTGCCGGTCTAAATTTCAATCCGGATTTGGCTTTACCAATGGTTTCAAGGTCTTCCCTTCGCAATACGCACTGAAGGTTTCTTCCAATTTTTCGAGCGGAACAACCGGATGCATCATTTCTCGATACTGATCAGCCTTGGTTCGGAACAGCGCCATAAATTCCTTCGCCATGCCGATCGGAAAATAAAACGGATGCGCCAGAGTGAAATCCTTGCGGCGCCACCTGATATTCACAGGAATAGTCCAAGGCTGCGGACTCTGGCCAAACAAGACGACGCATCCACCGGCTTCAACCAGATCTAAGGCCATGTCACGTCCGGATTGATTGCCGGTGGCCTCGACGACGACCGTAAACCCTCCCTGCTCCGGAATATTCGGCACATCTATTTCTTTTGCATCCCAGGACAGGGCTGCCTGCATTCGGGTCGGGGCCGGGTCATAGACATGCACGTTGTGGTCAAAGCCGAGACTTGACAGGATAAGGAGACTCCCCAACCCCAACGGGCCCAGACCGACGATGGCGGCCTTCCCGGATTG containing:
- a CDS encoding alcohol dehydrogenase catalytic domain-containing protein; its protein translation is MNSMLQAVFLGHDKIAVQEAPIPEPGLGEVLLKTRYCGLCGSDKRLFHKGTQNTPGHELTGIVVKNGPGANRRLGERVALYIHHYCGQCRFCNVGETNRCINVLGGQVGFNRPGGYAQYLTAPASCLIPLPEDISDSEGVLILDTIGTVTYGIQYGLRTLNSQAQSGKAAIVGLGPLGLGSLLILSSLGFDHNVHVYDPAPTRMQAALSWDAKEIDVPNIPEQGGFTVVVEATGNQSGRDMALDLVEAGGCVVLFGQSPQPWTIPVNIRWRRKDFTLAHPFYFPIGMAKEFMALFRTKADQYREMMHPVVPLEKLEETFSAYCEGKTLKPLVKPNPD